The following are from one region of the Brienomyrus brachyistius isolate T26 chromosome 4, BBRACH_0.4, whole genome shotgun sequence genome:
- the LOC125740161 gene encoding E3 ubiquitin/ISG15 ligase TRIM25-like gives MKTKTNPVSVLWKMAKSNVTLDQNEFICPICLDLLKDPVAIACGHSYCMSCIKSCWDQEDYAGVYSCPQCRQTFTPRPVLYRNTMLAEVVEKLKKTGLQTVTPADDYAGPGDVECDVCTGRKYKAVKSCLVCLASYCESHLQPHYESPAFKKHKLTDATGHLQDKVCSQHDKPLEVYCLTDQQCICYLCTMDEHRGHDTVSAAAEWVEIQKQMGETQKEFQQRIQMREKELQELREAVGSITVSMNLKRR, from the exons atgaaaacaaaaactaATCCAGTCAGTGTTCTTTGGAAAATGGCAAAATCCAATGTCACACTAGATCAGAATGAGTTCATCTGTCCAATATGTCTGGATCTACTGAAGGATCCAGTGGCTATAGcctgtggacacagttactgtatgagctgcattaagagctgctgggatcaggaggattatgctggagtttacagctgcccccagtgcagacagaccttcacacccagacctgttctgtacagaaacaccatgctggctgaggtggtggagaaactgaagaagactggactacaaaCAGTTACTCCTGCTGATGattatgctggacctggagatgtggagtgtgacgtctgtactgggagaaaatacaaagctgtcaagtcctgcctggtgtgtctggcctcttactgtgaatctcacctccagcctcactatgagtctccagcttttaagaagcacaagctgactgatgccactggacatctgcaggacaaggtctgttcccagcatgacaaacccctggaggtctactgccttactgaccagcagtgtatctgttatctctgtacgatggacgaacacagaggccatgatacagtctcagctgctgcagaatgggtggagatacag aaacaaatgggagaaacacagaaggaatttcagcagagaattcagatgagagagaaggagctgcaggagctgagagaggctgtgggctcaatcacagtgagtatgaacctgaagagaagataa